One stretch of Eupeodes corollae chromosome 2, idEupCoro1.1, whole genome shotgun sequence DNA includes these proteins:
- the LOC129946776 gene encoding uncharacterized protein LOC129946776, whose translation MVKIINFVFLFIVSTIYLNVATGYKWETVKEEVGIPNNTIELGFTSYVGRVVQYNSILPAEVFNSSYAVAFDFKTKTEFNTKQFEVLTYSDKEICQWKYLDNLRDVPENVVRVGRSWDREPIYLGAAYYYVEEKHIASILLTSNKFISKAYTRHYALFCDDNPSWIDATYPKIPSNTVRLSEHNIVARLEGPYSLIPAIYNNITRDCSSVFKRIEINSLSCQVLTTNSSEYSWKAPGKFERIPENAVAQGRDENNELVYISRDHFQNFAPITFSKVTFAKYTYEVLVKNEV comes from the exons atggtcaaaataataaattttgtgtttttgttcattgtttcaacaatttatttgaatgttgCAACAG gctaTAAATGGGAAACAGTGAAAGAAGAAGTTGGAATTCCGAATAACACCATTGAACTCGGTTTTACATCCTATGTTGGACGTGTTGTCCAATATAATTCGATTCTACCCGCCGAAGTGTTTAATAGCTCGTATGCCGTTGCATTTGATTTCAAGACAAAAACTGAATTCAACACTAAGCAATTTGAAGTTTTAACATATTCAGACAAAGAAATATGTCAATGGAAATATTTGGACAATCTGCGCGATGTTCCAGAGAATGTAGTTCGTGTGGGAAGATCTTGGGACCGTGAACCGATTTATTTAGGAGCTGCTTACTATTATGTTGAGGAAAAACACATTGCATCAATACTTTTGACATCAAACAAGTTTATATCTAAAGCCTATACACGCCATTATGCTCTATTTTGTGATGATAATCCATCCTGGATTGATGCAACTTATCCAAAAATTCCATCTAATACAGTCCGTTTAAGTGAACATAATATCGTTGCTCGATTAGAGGGACCATATTCCTTAATTCCGGCCATTTATAATAACATCACCAGAGACTGTTCATCAGTTTTTAAGAGAATTGAAATTAATTCGTTGTCTTGTCAGGTTTTAACAACGAATTCAAGTGAATACAGCTGGAAAGCACCTGGAAAATTTGAACGCATCCCTGAGAATGCTGTAGCTCAAGGTCGTGACGAAAATAATGAGTTGGTGTACATTAGCAGGGACcactttcaaaattttgctcCTATTACCTTTTCAAAAGTCACATTTGCTAAATATACGTATGAAGTTCTAGTAAAGAATGAGGTTTAA